The genomic window cttctctctctcctccttctCTAGCCAATTCTCTTTCTCCAAACGTTCCTCCTATCATCCTCTCTAGTCTTCCCAGGTCACTGGCGACTCTTCTGTGGCCTGTTGGTTGTCCCTACTTGCATCATCGCAAGTTGgtcctcttcctctttcttgaTTTTTTGTCTTTTCGATTTTATAGAACTTTTTCGATGGCTGATTTTGGGAGTATCAATGAAAGGTGATCTTCTAAATCATCTTCTTTAGAAGGAATTGCCTCTGGTTTGGGTGCTGGGTGCGACACAGTGTCATCCTTTGCACCAGACACCATTGGATCTAGGCTGGGCTCGGAAGACTTGATTCATATCTGAGCCTGATACAGAATCCCAATTTCTTTTGCACTTGAGTCTCTTGGGtttatgtcacgcccccgacccgagatttgtgaatcgagggtcgcggcaaccgccgcatactcatgaaaaactctctccataagcatgcaaggcatctcatcacgatatcaatgcatcgcagcggaataaatttaaataattataattcaagtaattaaatcaaatgtcttacgtccaataaaatttttactaaaataataaagacaatagatctaagttcaatgaagttaacaatgctaaatctcgcctctaaaagctctgtcccaatatttcttcccacgctcgaacttaattgtctgaatctgaaaaaatagaaagaaaggtaatgagctagacagcccagtaagtaacaagtatctctaccagatatttcagatattatataattttcaagaataatgctgcaattaaacataaaaatatatttcatgctgatttaatgcaaatctaatatttttaaatattcacatataataaatccgattcgattcaaaacactcgaaactcaacagcctcaactatgaccaacgtttaacccccattggcggggtccacagaataccagcgcacaatccccactggtagggtccacaaataccagcgcacaacccccactggtagggtccacaaataccagcgcacaacccccactggcagggtccacaaagtaccaacgtataatccccattgatggggcccactgaaacatagttaggctgagagcataaatcgatataccacaacatatatcataatctttcactaaatatgtgcataaatcgatataccataacatttcaaaagcacttttctttcaaaacataatttcataaatcatgcataatttcagagaataattatttattttcagaataaatatggaatatctcgagaagatgattcattacttacttttcacggagcactgaatgaacagatcgactaacttctaggagattcttccgcgtctattatccaaaattatatttttacattaatttaattcaaaattaaatctaacaaatctcaaaattaaaatctcgcttaaaatcagactcgtctctaaactcgatcagaaacatcagatgaagccttcccctacgcaaatcttagaaggataactttagagagagaaatccatcaagagagagagaaacaagctagagagagaaaattctagagagagaaagtagagagagaaagttcaattccagagatagaaagtcagggttcagactgaaagaagagagagaaactctctctctcatcaattttttttttaatttatttatttatttatttacttacttatatatatatatataaatatatatatatatatatatttattattattattattattatatttttttttcttttcttttcttttattttcttttctttttcttcttttctttttcttctttttctttttcttttttttctttccttttctttttctctttttccttctttctcttttctttttttcttctttttctttttcttctttttcttcttttcttcttttttcttggttcttcccgtgccggaacaggggacggtgtctcctccttggccgggccgttcaggccacggccgccacggcggaggccgacggccgacggaGGCCACTCCtccgatcacggaggagcgtggccggcggtcaatttcgatcgccggcgtcggaaaagttcacgggaaagagaccaaaaacagagtctttttcccCGACCGGAAATCGGCaacgctcgtcgccggcagccgcgcacagggcatgggaggaagaggaaggaagggaggaaaaggagggaagcttaccttgacctccggagacctcgtcggcggcaatcttGGCGAGAActcaaacggtgtccgcggccttcgatcgagaaaaacggagagaaagagagagggaggaggccagtgatcggtctcaagagggagggggtcttcttataggggatcctaggactccgaggggtcctaggagttcgattttgcctgggtttagccggagaagaagactcctatcgggagtcttcttcccggttttgcatactctgttttttttttttttattttgggttATAACAGTTTAGTAGTAGGATCAGTAATCCCCATCCCGATAGGATCGATCTATACAAAGAGGCCCTCAAGGCAGGGGTTAGGTTGCCTCCGCATCTGTTTGTTATTGAACTTTTCTGcttcttcaattttttcttctGTTCGGTCATTCCTAGTTCCTTTCATTTTATCACCggcttcatcattttttattctttGATCAGAGTTCAACCCACTATTCCACTTTTTCTATCTTTTTATATCCTTAAGAGATGTACTAACGATTGGTGGTACGTTTCCCCTCCAAAAGGGGCCAAGGTCCTACTAAAAGGAGCTCCAtcctcgatccacaattggaaggactGCTTGTTTTTCATTTCAGGATCCTCTATTAAGGAATGGAGGCCCCCTTACTGGGGTCAGCCGAGGGACTCTGCTCTTCAAATTCTGAAACTTAGGGATGAGGACCAGAAGCACTCCGCAATTTTGAGAGAACACCGAATTCCTTCGTTAAAGGAGTTGTTGTCAGAGCGAGCTCTTTCTTATGCTAGTCTCGGTCCATCCGACCCTAAAGGTGATTTACCCACCTTTTCAAGATGTTAgatctttctttttcctcttttttcatAAGCATTAATTTGTCTTTTGTTGTAGAAATGACGCCCGAGGAACTTCGGAGACTAAAGAAGGGTTCCATAAAGAAGAGGGAGGCACCACCTTTGTCTACTGCCAGGGTCTAGAAAAAGCCGAAGATTTCGGATGATgggtagaagaagaagaagcccacTCCAACTTTTGCACAGTTGGGAATTATCCCCACTCTTCCGATCTAGTCTCGGCCTCTGAAGCCTGCTGCACCTGTTACTTCCCAGATCGATTTTGTCTTGGCAGGTTCAGACTCTGTAGGGGCACCTGCCGAGCGGAGACAAGATTCAGCAACGCCATCTTCTGGGGAATTTTTGATGATTGGAAGACTGCCCCTGGAGCTTTTTGGAGGTTATTATTGGACTCTGGCTTGAAATAGGTTGACGAGGGGAGCCCCGTACGACAGCAAAAGCGGCTGGTTACTTCTTTGGTCCGGGTGTGTATCTTCTTTATCTTGTTTCTTctcatcatttttatctttttgaactGACTTCTTCTCTCTTTGGATGCAGACGGGTCATTATGCTGCCGCTGTCATCAACCAGATAAAGGATCTTGAGGATGAGTTGGTAGAGGTGCGCAAGAAGTGTGAGGGGGCTGAAACTTCTGAGGCTGAGGCAAGGGCTGGAGCTACCGAAGCCAAGTCTAAGGTGGAAGCTGTCGAGACTAAAGCCGCCCGCCTATGAGAGGCGCTGAAGGAAGCTGAAGCTTCAAAGGCGAAGGTGGAGAGTGCCTTGGTCTCTGAGAAGGGGAAATGGTGGGAGGCCCAATCCAAAGCCATCGAGATGGAGAAAAAGATGGTGGATCAAGTTGCTGAAATAAAGAAAATGGAGGATCGGATTGCCGAGGCCGATCTGGTGCTGATGGCAACCTTTCGAGATTCTGAAGATTTTATCCAGGAGAAAGTCGACTTTGGCCAGGAAGCCTTCAACGTCGGTCATGATGTCTGCTGTCAGAGGATAGCGGTGTGCTTCCCGGGGTTGGATTTAAGCTTTTTggaagaggaagatgaagaagaggaaggagaagcTAGGGAAGGTGAAGCCAAAAGGGACATCGAAGGTCCGATCGGTGGCAAGGTTGATCGAGAAGGAGATCAAATGCTGCTTACCGAAGAAGGACCCTTTGAAGAGCATCTCGAGGTCACTCCAGCATCACTAGATGTGCTTGGGTTCATACTTACTGGAGTTGTTGGTGGTGCTTCTGAAGCTTCCCCTTGTCAGGAGATGTATCGGCCTCTGTTCATGCTGATGCTACGCCAGTTTCTCCATCTCCCGTGGAGTCAGAATGACCAACTATAGCTGTCCCTAGGCCTTCCGTTGATCCTCAATCTGAGGATGGGAATATTTGACCCTTCTACTTTTTCCTTTTTGCTTTACTGCACCTTGTAATAAGTATTTTGAATTAATGAAAGTAATTTTTAACTTCATTTTCTTGGTTTGCGTTTGCCGGCGAACTTTAGTTCAGTTGCTTTGGTGTGAGTGTTGTGATCGTGCCTTCGTCCATTATAATGCTAAGCCTCTGCCAAGGGCCTTTTCTTTGAGAGCTCGGCTTGATATCATCGAGGAAGATCTGTACCGAGTTCAGCAAGTTGCTGACGATGCCCAGAAGAAACTTTAGAAGATGACAAAAGATCGTGATATGGGATGGTTTGAAGTTGGGAATTTGGGGAAGCAGATCGATCTCATCAAGAAAGAACACGCTGTCAAGAATCATAAGTGGGCCGAAGAGCGTAATAAGTGGACTGATGAGCGCAACGACTTATTCGGTTGACCAAGTATAAAAGCTGGGAGATGGCTATAGCATCGGCTCTTCATAAAGTGAAATTGCGTGAAGTTTAGGAAGAAGTAATTGATCTAAAATATGGTCGACAGAACTTGCTTATCAGGAATGATCAACTTTAGTGCGATCTTCGCTTGGTCGAGGATAAGATTAGAGAACTTTATGATTGGGTTGAGCAGCTTCAACATGATCTTCGTTCAGTCGAAGATAAGGTTAGAGAGCTTCGCCAGGCAGCGGGTTTTGAAGGGTCGGGCATTCACGGTGATGGGTAAGAACTCATCAAGGCTtgaaggatggtgatagatctttCTGAAATCTTGACCAAAGACAGATCTGCACTAACTAAGCTTCGCATCCAACTTGCAGAGAGCAAAGTCGTGGTGAGTCGCGCTGAGGCTACCATTCGGTATTTGGAAGATAACTTACCGATGTAGGAGTTAGTGTGGTGTTTCTAAGCCTTGGGAAGCTATAGGAGGAGTCAGGGTGTTAGCTTCGGAAGGCTAAGATTGATTTGGATCCTAGGGCTAGGATAGGAGTGGTCCTAAGGTGGAGATCCTGTGTAGCTTTCCACATACTCGAGGTTCAGGCGATGAAGACTTCAAGGGGTTTGATTTGGGctctggatatctggagatgcaagGTAGAGCAAAGAACTAGAGTCAGGACTAAAGATTATGAAGGAATAGTAAATTTAGGATATTGGGTCGACTCAGACTGAGATTGGATCGACCAAATCACAGAGGAAGTGCCAGATAGAAGATAGGTTCTCGAAGAATCTAGCACGGCACGTAGGTTAGTTGGCTCAATCTCAGTCTGGGTCGACTCAGTCCCAAGTTAGTCAACTTAGTTTGAGACTAAGCCGGCTCAGTTGCACGGGCAGAGCAACATAGGATTTCAGTATGGGTCTAGGATTGGGTTTTGATCCTAAGATCTTAAGGCTTGGTTTGAtaggtcttaagggggctaactcaAAGATTTGGACTGAGATAAAGTCCAAGAATGAGAGTACGTGAGCCATGGGTGCACATGGGCTCGGTGAGTATTTTCATGTATTGGATTTAGCTTGGAGAGTTTGTGGTCGAGCTTAAtagctatgtatatatatacataggttgTAATAGGATTGAAATAAATGATATACAATGGATCTTTTCTCCCtaattctctctccttctctttagtTCTAATGCCAAACCCTAGTGTCTCCTAGGGTAGCCGCTCCATTATTTTGCTTCTACTTTCTTCGATCTTTTTCATTGCTGGATTAACACTCAGGTCCACACAAAGGTGATCCGCATCTGGTACGAGAGTTATATTGGAGGTTTTtctaacaaatggtatcagagcccgattgcatggaggagaaagaagaagatcaaatttTAAGCAGAAGGATCAGCAAGGGTTTAGATCtgaagatttttttagattttgtgagGAAGGAAGAGATTTAGGGGTTGTTATCCTCCATCCCTAGTCAAGTAATTTTTAGATCTACCTTGTATGCTATTTTTGATCTAGGTTGATCATGGAGAGCAATGGGGTAAAAGTgagatttgagaagtttgatggtaaaaGAAGTTTCATGATGTGAAAGATAAGGGTGGAAGATTTGCTAGTGCAGATAGGGTTGGATTCAACCTTGGAGGATAGGTCGGAGGAGATGAACGACAAGCAATAGATGTTCTTGGAGAAAAGGGCATATGCCACAAATAGGGCTTGTCTAGTGGATGAGATTTTGTATGGCGTGttagaggagagaacatccaaaAATTTATGGTCGAGGTTACATCAGTTgtacatgaaaaaaaatatgtgcaacaagttgaTGCTGAAGAAGTAACTGTACAGCCTTCAGATGCAGAAAGATGAGGATGTTGTGTGGCATATTTAGCAATTCGCTTGAATGAGCATGGATTTGTTCAATATTggggtggagctcgaagagaaggatAAACGTCTGTTGCTGCTATGTTCTCTATCCGAGAGCTTCAATCCGTTGGTGACGACGCTGCTGTATGGTAAGAAGATACTGGTGTACGAGGAGATCATCTTAGTGCTAAGATCCAACGAGCAGTAGGAATGGATGACAAAGAGGAAGATCTTCTAGAAGGGTCTTGCAATTTCAGAGAGGCCCAGGAAAGGAAAGAATAAGGGTGAACAGGTGCAATTAGGGCAGAGACAGTCCCAGAAGGGTTGTAAGGAGGCTAGGAAGTGCTTCAAGTATGGTAAAGCAGGGTACTTTAAGTGAGAGTGTCCGCTTTGGAAGATGTTCAAGGGAGGAGAAAGGAAGGATATGAATTTTATTGGTTCAGTCGCTGATAGTGAAGAGTCGGATGAGCTCTTGGTGGTTTCGTAGGAGCCCATGGGGTGAGATATATCTGAGACAGCTTCAGAGGGGTCTGCAGAATACAGAGGGTTCGAAGGGACAGTGATGGTGTTCGAGGTGCAGTAGCAGGCCCAGTAAGACAGTGTTGGATGGTTGGCCTTGGAGGACTCAGGTACAGAGTCAGCTTCTACAGTATTAGGGGGACTTCGATTCAAGTGGAGCACCAATGGAGGTGTCTTTATAGGTGGAGAGGATTTTGGCACGTGTTCAGAGCAGAAAGGTGCGAGAGGAGGAGCGATATTCCAGCACCAGCATCGGGCTGCACAGAGTCAGGTGGAGCAGAGTGTGTAGGTGGAGAGATGTGGCTTTGAGGAGACCATGTTAGGTGTATCGGTTGTAGCAAGTGTCGATTTAGGAATGCTATGGATTCTCCAGAAAAGTCCAGAGCAACAGTTGATGCAGCTATCAAGCAAAAAGATGCCTACAACAAACTCCAAGATAGTACTAAGGTGCAAGCTAGGGACTTCAGTGGTAGAGGCGGTCATCCTAAAAGCCTTAAAGAGAGCTCAGCAACTGAAAAGGATTGGCGGAGGTAAGGAAATCCACACAAGGGGATGTCAGGATGTGCATCAATAGCAAAATCATGCAGAAGGATATTACCAGTGTGCCAAAGCTTGGGcacatcaaggtggagattgtaggagttggtgtggtgctcTCAAGGTTTGAGAAGTCACAGAAAGAGTCAGGGTGTTGGCTCCAAGAGGCTAGTATTGGTTTGGATCCTAGGGCTAAGACAGGAGTGGTCCTAGAGTGGAGATGATGTGTAGCTCTCCACGGGCTCGAGGTTCAGGCAATGAGGACTTTGAGGGGTTTGGTTTGGACTCCAGATACCTGAAGATGCAAGATGGAGCAAGAAACTAGAGTCAAAACTAAAGACTGCGGAGGAATAGTAGATTCAGAACATTGGATCGACTCCGATTGAAACTGGATTGATCAAGTCACAAAGGTAGTGTCAGATAGAAGATAGATTCTCAAAAAATTTGGCACGACATGCAGGTTAGTTGGCTCAGTCTCAATCTGAGTCAACTCAGTCCCAGGTTAGTCGACTCAATCTGAGACTGGGACAGCTCAGTTGTGTGGGTAGAGCAACATGAGATTTCAGCGTGGGTCTGGGATTGAATTTTGATGTTAGGATCTTAAAGCCTGGTTTGAtaggtcttaagggggctaactcaAGGGTTTGGACTAGGATCAAGTCCAAAagatgagagcatgtgagacatgggtgtacatgggctcaaTGAATACTTTCATGTATTGTGTTTAGCTAGGAGAGTTTTTGCTGAGGCCTAATggctatatacatatacataggttgtattagAGTTGAAATAAATGGAATACAATTTATCTTTTCTCCctacttctctctctttctctctggttcCAACACCAAACCCTAGCATCTCCTAGGGTAGCTGCTCCATTATTTTGCTTTCACTTTCTTCGATCTTCTTTGTTGCTGGATTAACACCCAGGTCCATGCAAAGGCAATCCACATATGGTATGGAAGTTGTACTAAAGGTTTTCCTAACAGTCAAAGCTATGCTCAATGCGGCTCCTAAAGCCATAATGGTGGGTGAAGCATTGGAGACTAGAGTTGGAGAAAAGTCAGATTCAACATTGGCCAAAGCCTACTTAGTTGATGGCCAAAGGCAGGCCCTTAGATAGCAAGTGTACCCCACTTTCCTTTTTTTTGTATGCTTCTTCCTTAGTAACTTCTGCAAAAGCTTATTAATGAAATAAagttgaaaattttaattttaccttGCACATCATACTTAGTAGCTTTGTAGTCATGTTGTCCAAACTTAGTCGCATACGATCTTTGCATAGGGTAATTTCGTCAAGATGTCCATGAGCTGGCCATAGTTCCCATTTTGTGAGTTCCTTGGGGTTAGGTCTCCAAGGACTCCTATAGGCTGATTTCTTGCTTTCATGTAGCCAAGGTTTGTAGGTCGAAGGGGTCAGTTTTTGCTTGTTGATCAATCAGGGTCTTCATGAGCAT from Elaeis guineensis isolate ETL-2024a chromosome 4, EG11, whole genome shotgun sequence includes these protein-coding regions:
- the LOC105042759 gene encoding uncharacterized protein, with protein sequence MEKKMVDQVAEIKKMEDRIAEADLVLMATFRDSEDFIQEKVDFGQEAFNVGHDVCCQRIAVCFPGLDLSFLEEEDEEEEGEAREGEAKRDIEGPIGGKVDREGDQMLLTEEGPFEEHLEVTPASLDVLGFILTGVVGGASEASPCQEMYRPLFMLMLRQFLHLPWSQNDQL